TGAACGTTTCGCTGCGGGTGCCGTCGAGGCTCGGCTCAGCCTTCAGCCCCGGCAGAGCGATCACGGTGAATTCCGGTTTATGCGAAAGCAGCTCCCGCGCGGATGGCCTTATGAACAGCTGACGCACGAACAGATTATGCCAAGCGCGCTCGTTGACGATGCGGATCGGCAGCCGGTAAGACTCGTCGGCGCCCGCGTAACCGTCGAACACGAACAGCTCCTTATCGGCCATATAATCCTGCGCCTTCTGAAACAGCCGCTCGAAATGGGCACGAGACATCGGCTGATTGACCGGCCCCCAGGCGATGTGCTCCATCACGGAAGGCTCCTGAACGATATATTTGTCTTTCGGCGATCGGCCCGTATACTTGCCGGTCATGGCGCGCAGCGCTCCTGTCGAAGACAATGTGCCCTCCCCCCGCTGCAGAGCGACTTCGATCAATTTCGATACGGGCAAGTTCTCGTGAACCAGTTTCATTTCGACTGCATTAACATGGTTTCGCATCCGGCCGTCTCCCTCTCCTGAATGATTTGTGCGAGCTCCACCACTCTGCTGGCGTAAGCCCATTCATTGTCATACCAAGCCATCACCTTGATTTGATCGCCCATCGTCATCAGGGACAATCCATCCACAACCGCGGAATGCGGGCAGCCGATGAAATCCGAGGATACGAGCGGCTCCTCGGTATAATCGAGATAACCTTTCATGCCGCCTTCGGCCGCCTCGCGAAACGCCGCTTTCACCTCGTCGAGAGACGCCGTCCGCCTGACCTGAACCGTCAAGTCGATCATCGACACGTCCTGCGTCGGCACGCGGAGCGAGACGCCTTGCACATAGGGAGCAAGATGCGGCAGCACGCCCGCCAATGCCTTTCCAACCCCCGTCGTCGTAGGTACGATCGATTGCGTACAGGCCCGCGCCCGGCGCAAATCCTTGTGCGGGTTGTCCAGATGATTTTGGTCGGACGTGAACGAATGCACCGTCGTCATCCAGCCGCCGCGGATTTGAAACGCCCGGTCGAGCACGCTCAAAACAGGCGCGATGCAGTTCGTCGTGCAGGAAGCCGCGGACACAAAACGATGTTCGGACGGGTCGTACAGATGATCGTTGACGCCCATGACGACCGTAAGGTCCATCTCTTGTCCGGGTGCCGTGATAAGCACACGCTCCGCCCCGGCAGATACGTGCCTCTCGGCCCCCTGCCTGCTGTTGAACTTGCCCGTCGCATCGATGACCAGCCTCACACCCAGCGAGTGCCATGGTATACATTCGGGCTCGCGCTGCGATACCATCGCGATTGTGCGCCCGTTGATGACCAGATGGCCGTCTTTTACGGAAATATCCGCATTCCATCTGCCGTGAACCGTATCATATTTCAAAAGATGGGCTATCGTTTCTGCCGGATAAGTGCAATTAATCGCCTTCAAGTCTACAAGCGGTTCGGACGAGGAAAAAATATGCCTGACCAGCAGTCGGCCGATTCTCCCCATGCCGCTGATGCCAACTCCCTGTGCCATATGACGCCTCCTTATCTGTTTGATATATAGTGTATACTATTTATTATTTATTGTACATTATATATTTTAATTAATATGTTATAAATGTGTGAACAAACATATATAACACCCCCTAAATCGAGGAGGTCACCCCCTAAATCCCCCTCCAGGGGGACCCCATGCTTCCGAAGCCGGCTTTGCTCCGCAAAGCCCTCAAGGCGCTCGGGCGCCCTGGACCCGCCCGGTAGAGGGAACGCTCGCTGCTAGGGTCGCGTTTGTCCTGCATGGATTTTTTTGCTTGCGGGCAAAAAATCCGATTCCGGACACGCTTCACTTTTGGAGCAGTGGTGCAAGGAGCAGTCCGTGCCTCGGGCCCGCGGTTGTCCGGCACGATTCGGCTGTCGCCGAATTGGTGCCGGACCCGCTCTCCCTTTTCCGCGATAACCGGCATAACTTTGACCACTGCCTAACTCCCCCCTAACAAGGACACCAAGCGCCAACCCTCACGGATAAAGGAACTACAATGCGCTAAAACGGCCATTTCGAGTGATTTGCCAGAAATAAAGGAACTGTGATGCTTTATTGGTATGTTTTTCCGATCCCCACACCCTTTTTCACCGATTTAGCGAATCTCAGTTCCTCTATTTTTTCGGATGCTCCCACATACCCGGAAATAACGAACGACAGTTCCTCTATACTAACCACTTACCACCAACTACCGCGATTCCTTGCAAACCCGTTAACCCGACAATATTGCGCTCCCAGCGCCCGGGATCCGCCCGTTGGGAGTTACTGCGTGCCTCAGCCCGCGACAGTCCGGCACGATTCGGCTGGCGCCGAATTGGTGCCGGACCCGTTCTCCTTTTGGCAGCAACCAGCACAAAAAAAGCATGTCCTATACCCGTTGCTGCACGGATTTAGGACATGCTTTTTCGTATCATTACACTAAGCGGCGGAGGGGAACCATACTTTGAATGCGGTGCCC
The window above is part of the Paenibacillus hamazuiensis genome. Proteins encoded here:
- the gap gene encoding type I glyceraldehyde-3-phosphate dehydrogenase, yielding MAQGVGISGMGRIGRLLVRHIFSSSEPLVDLKAINCTYPAETIAHLLKYDTVHGRWNADISVKDGHLVINGRTIAMVSQREPECIPWHSLGVRLVIDATGKFNSRQGAERHVSAGAERVLITAPGQEMDLTVVMGVNDHLYDPSEHRFVSAASCTTNCIAPVLSVLDRAFQIRGGWMTTVHSFTSDQNHLDNPHKDLRRARACTQSIVPTTTGVGKALAGVLPHLAPYVQGVSLRVPTQDVSMIDLTVQVRRTASLDEVKAAFREAAEGGMKGYLDYTEEPLVSSDFIGCPHSAVVDGLSLMTMGDQIKVMAWYDNEWAYASRVVELAQIIQERETAGCETMLMQSK